A genomic stretch from Actinomadura rubteroloni includes:
- a CDS encoding MCE family protein produces MRHRNKANAGVVGQRSAGVAFLLVPALLIWLSIAVYNKQFTNVTWVTVKTPTTGNEMHPHADVKLRGVVVGEVRSISTDGSTATLKLAMQPDKMKMIPGDVTAQMLPTTLFGQRYVALVPPAQPSPARLTANTVIDQDRSSNAIELQKVLNNLMPMLTAVQPEKLSATLTAVSQALDGRGTDLGKTLVELDAYLKKFNPSLPELNKSITELVGFTQTYSEATPDILAALDDLTSTSRTIVNQEKSLAVLYSSLTAGSRNLTDFLRENSGNLIRASTQSRASLETLARYAPELPCTLGMMNDFIPLMDKVLGKGTSEPGLHVNVVSVPSKGAYTPGKDRPRFGGHDGPHCYSVPYGNAPRASVASAGAVTAGAPGGLGLPNSPEENRLVNELMAPGLQETPETLPDWSTVLTGPLYRGTEVKIG; encoded by the coding sequence ATGAGACACCGCAACAAGGCGAACGCCGGGGTCGTCGGACAGCGCAGCGCGGGCGTGGCGTTCCTGCTGGTCCCGGCGCTCCTGATCTGGCTGTCGATCGCCGTCTACAACAAGCAGTTCACGAACGTCACGTGGGTCACGGTGAAGACCCCGACCACCGGCAACGAGATGCACCCGCACGCCGACGTGAAGCTGCGCGGCGTCGTCGTCGGCGAGGTCCGCTCGATCAGCACCGACGGCTCCACCGCGACGCTGAAGCTCGCGATGCAGCCGGACAAGATGAAGATGATCCCGGGCGACGTCACCGCGCAGATGCTCCCGACGACGCTGTTCGGCCAGCGGTACGTGGCGCTGGTCCCGCCGGCGCAGCCGAGCCCGGCGCGGCTCACCGCCAACACCGTCATCGACCAGGACCGGTCGTCCAACGCGATCGAGCTGCAGAAGGTGCTGAACAACCTGATGCCGATGCTCACCGCCGTGCAGCCGGAGAAGCTGTCGGCGACGCTGACGGCCGTGTCGCAGGCGCTCGACGGACGCGGCACCGACCTCGGTAAGACCCTGGTCGAGCTGGACGCGTACCTGAAGAAGTTCAACCCGAGCCTCCCCGAGCTGAACAAGAGCATCACCGAGCTGGTCGGGTTCACGCAGACCTACAGCGAGGCGACACCGGACATCCTCGCCGCGCTCGACGATCTGACGAGCACGAGCCGGACGATCGTGAACCAGGAGAAGAGCCTGGCGGTGCTGTACTCCTCGCTGACCGCGGGGTCGCGGAACCTCACCGACTTCCTGCGGGAGAACTCCGGGAACCTCATCCGGGCGTCCACGCAGAGCCGCGCGAGCCTTGAGACGCTCGCCCGGTACGCGCCCGAACTGCCCTGCACGCTCGGGATGATGAACGACTTCATCCCGCTGATGGACAAGGTCCTCGGCAAGGGGACGAGCGAGCCGGGCCTGCACGTGAACGTCGTGTCGGTCCCGTCCAAGGGCGCGTACACGCCCGGTAAGGACCGGCCGCGGTTCGGCGGGCACGACGGGCCGCATTGCTACTCGGTGCCGTACGGCAACGCGCCGCGCGCGTCGGTCGCGTCGGCGGGCGCCGTGACGGCGGGCGCGCCGGGCGGCCTCGGCCTCCCGAACTCGCCGGAGGAGAACCGGCTCGTCAACGAA